A region from the Lysobacter antibioticus genome encodes:
- the trmL gene encoding tRNA (uridine(34)/cytosine(34)/5-carboxymethylaminomethyluridine(34)-2'-O)-methyltransferase TrmL: MFDVILYQPEIPPNTGNVIRLCANTGARLHLVAPLGFTLEDKQLRRAGLDYHEYAAVRVHDSLAAALDAIAPPRLFALSTRGRVRHDQPRYAAGDAFVFGPETRGLPEDVLDRIPAEHRLRLPMRPDNRSLNLSNAVAVVVFEAWRQHDFAGGA, encoded by the coding sequence ATGTTCGACGTCATCCTCTATCAGCCCGAGATTCCGCCCAACACCGGCAATGTGATCCGCCTGTGCGCGAACACCGGCGCGCGCCTGCACCTGGTGGCGCCGCTGGGGTTCACCCTGGAGGACAAGCAACTGCGCCGCGCCGGGCTGGACTATCACGAGTACGCCGCGGTGCGCGTGCACGACAGCCTGGCCGCGGCGCTGGACGCGATCGCGCCGCCGCGCCTGTTCGCGCTGAGCACGCGTGGCCGGGTCCGCCACGATCAGCCCCGCTACGCCGCCGGCGACGCCTTCGTGTTCGGCCCGGAAACCCGCGGCCTGCCCGAGGACGTGCTCGACCGGATCCCGGCCGAGCACCGCCTGCGCCTGCCGATGCGCCCGGACAACCGCAGCCTGAATCTGTCCAACGCGGTCGCGGTGGTGGTGTTCGAAGCCTGGCGCCAGCACGACTTCGCCGGCGGCGCCTGA